The DNA window GGCTCGTCGTTGACGTCCCGCGGCGGGATGTTGTCAGCCACGCTCATCCCTCCTAGGACAGCCGGATTCGGGGGTCGAGGACCGCGTAGAGCAGGTCCGCGATCAGGTTGAAGACGATCACCAGGGTGGCCGAGATCAGCAGCCAGGCCAGCACCGTGTTGGTGTCCTGGGTCTGGATGCCGTTGATGAACATCGTGCCCAGGCCCTGCCACTGGAAGATGCGCTCGGTGATCACCGTGCCGCCCATGATCGCCGCGACGTCCAGCGTCACCTGCGTGGTCATCGGGATCAGCGCGGTGCGCAGGCCGTGCCGCACCATGACCCGGCGCGGGGACAGGCCCTTGGCCCGGGCCAGCCGCATGTAGTCGCTGTTCAGCACGTCCAGCATCGACGCGCGCTGGAACCGGGCCCAGGTGGCGTACGAGCTCAGCGCCAGGGTGATGGTCGGCAGCAGCAGGAAGCCGAACCAGGACCCGACCCCGCCCCACTGCCCGCCGGGCGGGCCCAGGGTCTTGATGCTGGTGCCCAGCGAGTTGTTGATGTCGGTGGCCCAGATCTTCAGCAGGATCGCGAACCAGAACACCGGCAGCGACAGGAAGAAGAACCCGATCAGGGTCGCGACGTAGTCGGTGATGCTGTACTGCTTCATCGCGGTGATCACGCCGACGATCACGGCCAGGATCAGCGCGATGATGATCGCGCAGATCACCAGCCGGAAGGTGACCCAGACCCGGCGGCTCAGCTCGGCGTTGATGTCGAACGCCGACCCCTGCACCGAGGGCCCGAAGTTCCCGTGGATCACCAGGTTCTTGATCCAGTTCCAGTACTGGACCAGCAGCCCGTGGTTCAGCCCGAGCGCCTTCTCGCGCGCGGCGATCTCGGCCGGCGCCGGCGGCGGGTTCTTCGCCTTGAAGTCGCCCAGCGGGTCCGCACCCCAGGCGACCAGCAGGAAGACCAGGAACGTGGACAGGATCAGGATCGGGATCGACACCAGCAGTCGGCGGATGGTGAAGGCGAGCATCTTTCGGGCCTTCTTCGTTAAGAGGGTGGAAAGTGACAATTCGCGGCGCGAAACGGCCTATGAGCGGCGCCTGGCGTCGCCAGGTGGCCCTTACAGCCAACCAGGATGCGGCGGACCACCTGTCTAGCCATGCTTGCTCCTAGACCGTTTCGCTAGTTCTCGACGTTTGCTGGCGTTCCGTGTGCCGCAAATCGCCACTCTCCACCCTCTAGAGCGGACGGGACCGTACCTGCGCCGGCAGGGAGGCCGGGCGCACGCTAGGCGCGCCCGGCGGTACTCCTGACTACTTCTCGCCCCACTGCGCGATGTTGTACGTCGGCCCGATCTGCGTCGGGTTGTCGCGCACGTTGCCCAGGGTGTTCTTGTACGCGATCATCGTCGGCTTCTGGTACAGCGGGAGCGTGTACGCGTCCTTGGTGATCTGCGCGTCGGCCTCGTTCAGGTCCTTCTCGCGGGCCGTCTGGTCGGGGTTGACCGTGGCGTCGGCCAGCCACTTGTCCACGTTGGCGTTGCTGTAGTACCCGTAGTTGCTCTGCGGGTTGCCCTGCGTCGTGGTGGTGTACAGGGGCTGGTTCGCCGAGTTCGGGAACGGGGTGTCCACCCAGGCGAAGACGATGATGTCGTACTGGTGCTGGGCGTCGGCCTGGGTCAGCGTCTTGCCCAGGGCGTCGGTGGAGCTGACGTTGACCGTGATCCCGAGCTGCTTCATGGCCTGCGCGAACAGGTTGCAGGTGTCCTGGCGCAGCTGGTTGCCGACGGTGTAGCGCATGCTGAACGCCGGGACGGCCTTGCCGGTCGGGTCGACCAGCGCGGTGCCCACGCCCTTGTACCCGGCCGAGGTCAGGAGCTGCTTGGCCTTGTTCAGGTCGCCGGACTCCGGGTACATCGCGGACGTGTTGTCCTGGTAGCCGGGCTGGCCGGGCACCACCATGCGGTTGTTCAGCACGGCCGCGTCGTTGTCGAACTGCTTGATGGTCCGGTTCAGCAGGCCCAGCCGGTCGAAGGCGGTGAACATCGCCTGGCGCAGCGCGACCTTGGCCGGCTCGGTCTGGTCGGCGTTGGCCGGGCCGCCGAAGGCGGTGTTGCGCAGGTTCAGGTCGATGTGCTCCCAGACCAGGCCCTGGTTGATGTGGTAGTCCACGCCGGAGATGCTCTTGACCCGGTTCACCAGGTCCAGCTGCGGCTGCGGGTAGATGCCGTCCACCTCGCCGTTGGCCAGCGCGGTCGGCTCCTGCGAGGAGTCGGTGATCGCGCGGAAGTCGACCTCGTCCAGGTTGGCCGGCTTGCCGTAGTACTGCGGGTTCTTGATCGTCTTGATCAGGCTCTTGTCGGCCGAGACGCCGCCGGGGGCGATCTCGAACGGGCCGCCGGAGACGGTCGGCGGGTTGGCGTCCAGCCAGGTGAAGGAGGCCGCGACGTCGCCGTGCTGCTTGGCGATGTGCGAGGGCAGGATCGAGGTGAACAGGCTCTTCCAGTCCGAGAACGGCTTGTCCTGCTTGAAGGTGACGGTCACCGTCTTGCCGTTGTTGCTGCCCGCCACCGAGGCCACGTCGCTGTAGCCGGTGGTGCTGGCCACGTCGACGTTCGGGTTGGTGCCGTTCTGCGCCTGCCACAGGTAGATGAAGTCGTCGGCGGTGATCTCGGTGCCGTCGGACCACTTCGCGTTCGGCTGGATCTGGTAGACGATCTTCTGCGGCGTGGTCGCGGTGCCGTTGGTGACGACCGGGTCGCCGGCCATCAGGTCGGCGTTCAGCACCAGCGAGTAGTCCGGCTGCGGGACGTAGACGTCCGGGTAGATGCCGTTGGTGGTCTGCGCGTAGTCGAACGTGTTGCCCAGGGAGGTGAGCGGGTTCCAGTCCTGGACCGTCTTCTCGATGGTCCAGGTGATCTTCCCGCCCGGTTTCACGGTCGCGACGTTGACCGAGTTGCGCTGTGCGATGGGGGTTCCGGTGCCCGAACCCGAACTCGTCCCGGAGTTCGATCCTCCGCTGCTCTTGCTGCTGCTGCACGCGGTGGCGGCCAACGCCACCGCTGCCGCGATCGCCCCGGTCTGCAGCGCGAGTGTCCTCCTGCTGACGCCCATCTTTCTCCTCCTGTCGGGACACACGATGCGAACGCGCTGCTGGGAGCGCGTTCGCCACTCTATTCCCGACAAAGGGGGCATTCAGTGTGAGCATGCCAAAAGAGTGACAGGTGGTGATCAAAGGCGAAGCAGAACACGAAGGGCCGGCACCGCACAGGTGTGCGGTGCCGGCCCGGAACAGCCTTGGGGAATCAGCCGTGGCGGATCGGCCCCGGCGGATCAGTCCTCGCGGATCCAGGACATCATCGAGCGCAGCTTCTTGCCGGTCTCGGTGATCGGGTGCGCGGCCTCGGCCTCGACGTACTTCTTGTAGTTCGGCAGGCCGGCGTCGTACTCGGCGATCCAGTTGTCGGCGAAGGTGCCGTCCTGGATCTCGGCGAGCACCTGCTTCATCGTGGCCTTGGTCTGGTCGTTGACGATGCGCGGACCGGTGACGTAGTCGCCCCACTCGGCGGTCTCGGAGACCGACCAGCGCATCTTCTCCAGGCCGCCCTCGTACATCAGGTCGACGATGAGCTTGAGCTCGTGCAGGCACTCGAAGTAGGCCACCTCCGGCTGGTAGCCGGCCTCGACCAGGGTCTCGAACCCGGCCTTGACCAGCGCCGAGGCGCCGCCGCAGAGCACCGCCTGCTCGCCGAACAGGTCGGTCTCGGTCTCCTCGGTGAAGGTGGTCTTGATGACCCCGGCCCGGGTGCCGCCGATGCCCTTGGCGTAGGACAGCGCGAGCTCGGTGGCGGTGCCGGTGGCGTCCTGCTCCACGGCGATCAGACACGGCACGCCGCGGCCCTCGACGAACTGCCGGCGCACCAGGTGGCCGGGACCCTTGGGGGCGACCATGCAGACGTCGACGCCGGCCGGGGGCTTGATCAGGCCGTAGCGGATGTTCAGGCCGTGGCCGAAGAAGATCGCGTCGCCCTCGGCCAGGTTCGGCTCGACGGCCTCGGCGTAGACCTTGCGCTGCACCGGGTCCGGCACCAGAATCATGATCACGTCGGCCTCTTCGCAGGCCTCGAACGGCGTGACGACCCGCAGCCCGGCCTCCTCGGCGGCCTGGCGGGACTTGGACCCCTCGTGCAGACCCACCCGCACGTCCACGCCGGAGTCGCGCAGGGACAGCGCGTGCGCGTGGCCCTGGGAGCCGTAACCCAGAACCGCGACGCTGCGGCCCTGGATGATGCTCAGGTCCGCGTCGTCGTCGTAGTACATCTCAGCCATGGTGGTCGCTCATTTGCTTTCTGTGGGTGCGGTTGTGGTTGTCCCGGGAGCCGTTGGCAGCGTGGGCGTGGTTGCCCTCGTGGTGCGACCGGACGTCCTCGGGGGTGATGCTGCGCAGCGGCCGGTCGGCGATCGAGCGGGAGCCGCGGCCGATGGCCACCATCCCGGACTGCACCAGCTCCTTGACCCCGAAGGGCTCCAGGACGCGCAGCAGCGCCTCGATCTTCTCGCTGTCCCCGGTGGCCTCGACGGTCACGGCGTCGACCGCCACGTCGACGATCTTGGCGCGGAACAGCTGCACCGTGGCCATCACCTCGGCGCGGGTCTCCTGGTCGCAGCGCACCTTGACCAGCAGCAGCTCGCGCTGCACGCTGGCGGCCGGCTCCAGCTCGACGATCTTCAGCACGTTGACCAGCTTGTTGAGCTGCTTGGTGACCTGCTCCAGCGGATGGTCCTCGACCGTGACCACCAGGGTGATGCGGGAGACGTCCTCGTGCTCGGTCGGCCCGACCGCCAGCGACTCGATGTTGAAGTCGCGGCGGGCGAACAGGCCGGCGACCCTGGTCAGGACGCCGGGCTTGTTCTCGACCAGGACGGACAGGGTGTGTCGTGACATAGTCTCTATTCCTCCCCGTCACCGAAGTCTGGGCGCACGTCTTGCGCGGCCAGGATTTCATCATTGGACACGCCTGAGGGGACCATCGGCCACACCATCGCGTCCCGGTGCACCACGAAGTCCACGACCACCGGCGCGTCGTCGATCTCCATCGCCCTCTCGATCGTCTTGTCCAGATCGTCCGGCGACTCGCAGCGCAGGCCCACACAGCCGTAGGCGTCGGCCAGCTTCACGAAGTCCGGGATCCGGCGCGAGTCCAGGTCGGTGTTCGAGTAGCGCTTGCCGTAGAACAGGGTCTGCCACTGCCGGACCATGCCCAGGCTGCCGTTGTTGATGACGGCCACCTTGATCGGGATGTTGTTGATCGCGCAGGTGGCCAGCTCCTGGTTGGTCATCTGGAAGCAGCCGTCGCCGTCGATCGCCCAGACCGTGGAGTCCGGCATGCCGACCTTGGCCCCCATCGCGGCCGGGACCGCGTAGCCCATGGTCCCGGCGCCGCCGGAGTTCAGCCAGGTGTACGGGTTCTCATAAGAGATGAACTGCGAGGCCCACATCTGGTGCTGGCCCACGCCGGCGGCGAAGATCGTCTCGGGGCCCGCGATCCGGCCCAGCCGCTCGATCACCTGCTGCGGCGCCAGCGAGCCGTCGGAAGGCAGCTCGTAGCCCAGCGGGTAGGTCTTGCGCCAGCCGTTGAGCTGCTCCCACCAGCCGGCGTAGTCGCCGCGCCGGCCGGCGGCGTGCTCGGCCTGGACCGCGACCACCAGGTCGGCGATCACCTCGCGGCAGTCGCCGACGATCGGCACGTCGGCGGTGCGGTTCTTGGAGATCTCCGCCGGGTCGATGTCGGCGTGCACGATCTTCGCGTTCGGGGCGAAGCTGGACAGCTTGCCGGTCACCCGGTCGTCGAAGCGGGTGCCCAGGGCGACGATCAGGTCGGCCTTCTGCAGCGCGGTGACCGCCGCGACCGTGCCGTGCATACCGGGCATGCCCAGGTGCAGCGGGTGGGAGTCGGGGAAGGCGCCGCGGGCCATCAGGGTGGTGACGACCGGGGCCTCGGTGAGCTCGGCCAGCACCCGCAGCTCGGTGGTGGCCCGGGCCTTGAGCACGCCGCCGCCGATGTACAGCACCGGGCGCTTGGCCTCGGTGAGCATCTTGGCCGCCTCGCGCACCTGCTTGGCGTGCGGCTTGGAGACCGGGCGGTAGCCGGGCAGGTCCATCTCGACCGGCCAGGCGAAGTCGGTGGCGGACTGCAGCGCGTCCTTGGTGACGTCGATCAGCACCGGGCCGGGGCGGCCGGTGGAGGCGATGTGGAAGGCCTCGGCGACGGTGCGGGCGATCTCGTCGGCCCGGGAGACCAGGAAGCTGTGCTTGGTGATCGGCAGCGTGATGCCGACGATGTCCGCCTCCTGGAAGGCGTCGGTGCCGATGTGCGTGCTGGCCACCTGGCCGGTGATCGCGACCATCGGGACCGAGTCCATGTGCGCGTCGGCGATCGGGGTGACCAGGTTGGTGGCGCCGGGCCCGGAGGTCGCCATGCAGACCCCGACCTTGCCGGTGGCCTGCGCGTAACCGGTGGCCGCGTGCCCCGCGCCCTGCTCGTGGCGGACCAGGATGTGCCGCAGCCGGGTGGAGTCCAGCAACGGGTCGTAGGCCGGGAGGATCGCGCCGCCGGGGATGCCGAAGACGGTGTCGACCCCGCTCTCCTCCAACGACCGGATCAACGAGGCGGCGCCGGAGATCGCCTGCTGATCGCCGCGGTCTGTCATGACTTTCTCTTCTCTGAAGACTCGTACTGGGCCAACAAAAAACCCCCGGAGCCGGAAGGCTCAACGAGGGGAGGCGCGTGGCTACTTGTTGAAAGTCAGCCTACGCGCCTGGCAAGTACGAGAATCGACTGTCGTGTCGTCATGGTCGTTACCCTCCTCCTCGCCCCTTCCCTGTGTCAAGCATTGATCGGAGCGGTCTCGCCATGCGAAATGGCCCACGTGGCCGCGAGCGGTTCGGCGACCACCCGGTTGCGGCCCCCGGTCTTGGCCCGGTACATCGCGGCGTCCGCGCGCCGGAGCAGGTTGGACGCCGTGCCGCCGGGCTCGGAGAACGCCACGCCGATCGACGCGCCGAGGCAGTGCGCCAGCCCTTCGATGCGGTACTCCTCACACAGCCGGCCGCGGATCCGCTCGGCCACCCCCAGCGCGCCGCCCACCGTGGTGCCGACCTCCAGCACGATCACGAACTCGTCGCCGCCGAAGCGCGCCACGGTGTCCCCGACCCGCAGCGAGCCGGAGATCCGGCCGGCCGCCTCGACCAGCACCCGGTCGCCGGTCTCGTGGCCGACGGAGTCGTTGACGCCCTTGAAGCCGTCCAGGTCCAGGAAGATCACCGCGACCGGCTCCCACTCGGCCTGCCGCTGGGTCAGCGCGTGCTCCAGCCGGTCGGTGAGCAGCGCGCGGTTGGCCAGGCCGGTAAGTGCGTCGTGATAGGCGTGGTGCTGCAGGGTGGCGGCCGCGCGGCGCAGGTCCTCGGTCAGGCGCTGGTTCTCGAACAGCGTCAGCGCCTGCCGGGCCACCAGCGCGACCAGCACCGCGGCGCCGGCGATCAGCACCACCGGGTCCATCCGGCGCCCGGTGTCCAGGCCGTCGGCCAGCACACCGCCCAGGCTGAAGGCGCCGGCCAGGTACGGCAGTATCCCGCGCACCGTCCGTAACAGCGAGGCCCAGCGGGACGGCGAGTCGATGAAGCGCGTCCCGGAGCCGATGCCGCGTGCGGCGGGGACGTCCGGGGCGGCCAGCGTGAGCGCGACCTCGCGGCCGGTGGCGGCGTCGCAGTCGTGCAGGCCGATCGAGCATCCGGTGCCGCACTGGTGCATCAGACCCGCGGCCGCGGCGCCGCCGGCCGCGCCGCGGCCGATCCGTTCGGGCCGCCAGCCGTCGCCGTACCAGGCCGCCACCGCGATCACCAGGTAGCCGGCGAACCAGCCGGTGTCCAGGATGCCGCCGGACCGGTAGCCGTCGCGCACTGCGGGCATGGTGAAGATCGAGTCGCAGACCACGATCATCAGGTAGCCGACCCGCACCCCGGTGCCGATCCCGCCCCGCTCCCCCGGCGTGCGCGCCCGCAGCGCCAGCAGCAGGCTGACCAGCACCAGGTCGAAGGCCGGATAGCCGAGGACCAGGAAGGTGCGCACCGGGGAGTCCACCCGCTCGATGGCCAGCGCCAGCGCGAGCACCCAGGCCACCACGAACAGCGAGCCGGCCACCAGCGTGGTGTCCAGCAGCAGCCGGACCCGGACCGACAGGCTGACCTGCTCGCCGTGCGCGGTGACGAAGGCGGCCAGGGCCAGCGGCCCGAAGAACAGGAAGGACCAGTCGGCGGCCGACGGGCTCGGCGGCGTGACGTCCAGGACCAGCTCGTACCAGGCCCACACCGCGTTCCCGACCGCCGCGGCCAGACAGGACAGCCCGGCCAGCAGCCACGAGTAGCAGCGGAAGCAGGCCATCCGGTAGAAGCGCACCATCAGGACCGTGCGATGGATGCACGCCGCCGCCGCGAGACCCGCGGCGGCGGCCAGACCCGCGTCGCCCATCAGGGCCGGGACCGCGCCGGCCGGACCGACCAGGGCCACGGACGCGTGCGCGGCGATCAGAACGGCGGCGGCCTTATAGCCCGGCGGCACGCCGTGGATGCGCGCCCCGGGCAGCCGCCGCATGTGCAGGGCCGGAATCGGCCCTCGCCTGTCCAGTCCCATGGCAGTGCGTCACCAACCCTCGCTGACTTCCGACGGAAGGCTGACTCTAGGGCACTGACCCCTTACGCACCGTCATATTAGCGGGAGATAACCGAGATGAGAGCGTGAATCATCACCGATCGGGTCAATAGCCTGCCTTTCGGAGGACTTCTCAGGGCCCCCTTCAGAGCACTGTCTCACCATTGGCGAGCAGACCAAAGGTCACCGCGTCGACGAGTGCCTGCCAGGACGCCGTGATGACGTTCTCGTCCACGCCGACGGTCGACCACTCCGTCGTGCCGTCCGAAGTGGTGATCAACACCCTGGTACGCGACGCCGTGCCGTGGTCGCCGGTCAGGATCCGCACCTTGTAGTCCATCAGCTCCAGACCCGCCAGCGCCGGGTAAGCGGCGGCCAGCGCGGTGCGCAGCGCCGTGTCCAGGGCGTTGACCGGGCCGTTGCCCTCGCCGGCGGCGAGCACCTCCTCGTCCTTGACCTTCAGCTTCACCGTCGCCTGGTTGACCACCGCGCCGTCGGCCAGCTGCTCGGCGAAGGTGCGCCAGGACAGCACCTCGAAGAAGCGCACCGGCGCGCCGCTGAGCTCGCCGCGCAGCAGCAGCTCGAAGCTGGCGTCGGCGGCCTCGAAGGAGTAGCCGTGCGCCTCCAGCTCCTTCACCCGGTTGGTCACCCGGCCCAGCGTGTCGGGGTCCGCGGACAGGTCGAAGCCGAGCTCGCGGCCCTTGAGCTCGATCGAGGCCCGGCCGGCCATCTCCGAGACCAGCATCCGCATGTCGTTGCCGACCAGCTGCGGGTCGATGTGCTGGTACAGGCCGGGGTCGACGCGGACCGCCGAGGCGTGCAGCCCGGCCTTGTGCGCGAAGGCCGACAGCCCGACGTAGGGGGCCTGCGGGTTCGGCGCCAGGTTGGTGACCTCCGAGACCGCGTGCGCGATCCGGGTCATCTCGGCCAGCCCGGCCGGCGGGATCACCTCGCGGCCCAGCTTGAGCTGCAGGTTGGCGACCACGCTGAACAGGTTCGCGTTGCCGGAGCGCTCGCCGTAGCCGTTGGCGGTGCCCTGCACGTGGGTCGCGCCGGCGTCGACCGCGGCCAGCGCGTTGGCCACCGCGCAGGCGGCGTCGTCGTGGGTGTGGATGCCGATCCGGGTGCCGGTGGCCTCGCGCACCTCGTGCACGATGTCCGCGAGCTGCGCCGGGAGCATGCCGCCGTTGGTGTCGCAGAGCACGACCACGTCCGCCCCGGCCTCGGCCGCGGTGCGCAGGCACTCCAGGGCGTAGTCCCGGTCGGCCAGGTAGCCGTCGAAGAAGTGCTCGGCGTCCAGGAACACCCGGCGCCCCTCGGCCCGCAGGTGCTCGACGGTGTCCCGGATCATCGCCAGGTTCTCCTCCAAGGTGGTCCGGAGCGCCAGGTCGACATGCCGGACATGGCTTTTGGCCACCAGCGTGACGATCGGCGCCCCGGACTCCCGCAGCGCGGCCACCAACGGGTCGTCGGCGGCCTTCACACCGGTCCGGCGGGTTTTGCCGAACGCGGCGAGCTGCGCGTGCTTCAGGTCGAGCTCTGTTTGAGCCCGCCGGAAGAACTCCGTGTCCTTCGGGACGGCCCCGGGCCATCCCCCTTCGATGAAGCCGACGCCCAAGGAGTCCAGGTGCCGGGCGATCGTGAGCTTGTCGGCGACGGCGAGGGTCAGGCCCTCCTGCTGGCTGCCGTCGCGCAGGGTGGTGTCGTAGACGTGGAAGGACTCGTAGTCGCCTTGTGCGGACATGCCCGGGACTCCTCGGCTGTGCAGGCTTCATAGAAAAAACAGAAAACCTCCCGTGGGAATCCACGAGAGGTCTGCGCGCTGGCGGTGGGCAGTGGCTTATCGCTGCTCCGGTGCCGGCGCGCACGCCGTAATAATCTGCGGCTGATGCTGCATGGGATCAACATTGCCACAACTCCGCGCGGCTGGGACAGTGCATCTCGTCATGCGGGATCGGGCACATCACGC is part of the Catenulispora sp. EB89 genome and encodes:
- a CDS encoding ABC transporter permease, which translates into the protein MLAFTIRRLLVSIPILILSTFLVFLLVAWGADPLGDFKAKNPPPAPAEIAAREKALGLNHGLLVQYWNWIKNLVIHGNFGPSVQGSAFDINAELSRRVWVTFRLVICAIIIALILAVIVGVITAMKQYSITDYVATLIGFFFLSLPVFWFAILLKIWATDINNSLGTSIKTLGPPGGQWGGVGSWFGFLLLPTITLALSSYATWARFQRASMLDVLNSDYMRLARAKGLSPRRVMVRHGLRTALIPMTTQVTLDVAAIMGGTVITERIFQWQGLGTMFINGIQTQDTNTVLAWLLISATLVIVFNLIADLLYAVLDPRIRLS
- a CDS encoding acetolactate synthase large subunit; its protein translation is MTDRGDQQAISGAASLIRSLEESGVDTVFGIPGGAILPAYDPLLDSTRLRHILVRHEQGAGHAATGYAQATGKVGVCMATSGPGATNLVTPIADAHMDSVPMVAITGQVASTHIGTDAFQEADIVGITLPITKHSFLVSRADEIARTVAEAFHIASTGRPGPVLIDVTKDALQSATDFAWPVEMDLPGYRPVSKPHAKQVREAAKMLTEAKRPVLYIGGGVLKARATTELRVLAELTEAPVVTTLMARGAFPDSHPLHLGMPGMHGTVAAVTALQKADLIVALGTRFDDRVTGKLSSFAPNAKIVHADIDPAEISKNRTADVPIVGDCREVIADLVVAVQAEHAAGRRGDYAGWWEQLNGWRKTYPLGYELPSDGSLAPQQVIERLGRIAGPETIFAAGVGQHQMWASQFISYENPYTWLNSGGAGTMGYAVPAAMGAKVGMPDSTVWAIDGDGCFQMTNQELATCAINNIPIKVAVINNGSLGMVRQWQTLFYGKRYSNTDLDSRRIPDFVKLADAYGCVGLRCESPDDLDKTIERAMEIDDAPVVVDFVVHRDAMVWPMVPSGVSNDEILAAQDVRPDFGDGEE
- the cimA gene encoding citramalate synthase, yielding MSAQGDYESFHVYDTTLRDGSQQEGLTLAVADKLTIARHLDSLGVGFIEGGWPGAVPKDTEFFRRAQTELDLKHAQLAAFGKTRRTGVKAADDPLVAALRESGAPIVTLVAKSHVRHVDLALRTTLEENLAMIRDTVEHLRAEGRRVFLDAEHFFDGYLADRDYALECLRTAAEAGADVVVLCDTNGGMLPAQLADIVHEVREATGTRIGIHTHDDAACAVANALAAVDAGATHVQGTANGYGERSGNANLFSVVANLQLKLGREVIPPAGLAEMTRIAHAVSEVTNLAPNPQAPYVGLSAFAHKAGLHASAVRVDPGLYQHIDPQLVGNDMRMLVSEMAGRASIELKGRELGFDLSADPDTLGRVTNRVKELEAHGYSFEAADASFELLLRGELSGAPVRFFEVLSWRTFAEQLADGAVVNQATVKLKVKDEEVLAAGEGNGPVNALDTALRTALAAAYPALAGLELMDYKVRILTGDHGTASRTRVLITTSDGTTEWSTVGVDENVITASWQALVDAVTFGLLANGETVL
- the ilvC gene encoding ketol-acid reductoisomerase yields the protein MAEMYYDDDADLSIIQGRSVAVLGYGSQGHAHALSLRDSGVDVRVGLHEGSKSRQAAEEAGLRVVTPFEACEEADVIMILVPDPVQRKVYAEAVEPNLAEGDAIFFGHGLNIRYGLIKPPAGVDVCMVAPKGPGHLVRRQFVEGRGVPCLIAVEQDATGTATELALSYAKGIGGTRAGVIKTTFTEETETDLFGEQAVLCGGASALVKAGFETLVEAGYQPEVAYFECLHELKLIVDLMYEGGLEKMRWSVSETAEWGDYVTGPRIVNDQTKATMKQVLAEIQDGTFADNWIAEYDAGLPNYKKYVEAEAAHPITETGKKLRSMMSWIRED
- a CDS encoding ABC transporter family substrate-binding protein, producing the protein MGVSRRTLALQTGAIAAAVALAATACSSSKSSGGSNSGTSSGSGTGTPIAQRNSVNVATVKPGGKITWTIEKTVQDWNPLTSLGNTFDYAQTTNGIYPDVYVPQPDYSLVLNADLMAGDPVVTNGTATTPQKIVYQIQPNAKWSDGTEITADDFIYLWQAQNGTNPNVDVASTTGYSDVASVAGSNNGKTVTVTFKQDKPFSDWKSLFTSILPSHIAKQHGDVAASFTWLDANPPTVSGGPFEIAPGGVSADKSLIKTIKNPQYYGKPANLDEVDFRAITDSSQEPTALANGEVDGIYPQPQLDLVNRVKSISGVDYHINQGLVWEHIDLNLRNTAFGGPANADQTEPAKVALRQAMFTAFDRLGLLNRTIKQFDNDAAVLNNRMVVPGQPGYQDNTSAMYPESGDLNKAKQLLTSAGYKGVGTALVDPTGKAVPAFSMRYTVGNQLRQDTCNLFAQAMKQLGITVNVSSTDALGKTLTQADAQHQYDIIVFAWVDTPFPNSANQPLYTTTTQGNPQSNYGYYSNANVDKWLADATVNPDQTAREKDLNEADAQITKDAYTLPLYQKPTMIAYKNTLGNVRDNPTQIGPTYNIAQWGEK
- a CDS encoding diguanylate cyclase; amino-acid sequence: MGLDRRGPIPALHMRRLPGARIHGVPPGYKAAAVLIAAHASVALVGPAGAVPALMGDAGLAAAAGLAAAACIHRTVLMVRFYRMACFRCYSWLLAGLSCLAAAVGNAVWAWYELVLDVTPPSPSAADWSFLFFGPLALAAFVTAHGEQVSLSVRVRLLLDTTLVAGSLFVVAWVLALALAIERVDSPVRTFLVLGYPAFDLVLVSLLLALRARTPGERGGIGTGVRVGYLMIVVCDSIFTMPAVRDGYRSGGILDTGWFAGYLVIAVAAWYGDGWRPERIGRGAAGGAAAAGLMHQCGTGCSIGLHDCDAATGREVALTLAAPDVPAARGIGSGTRFIDSPSRWASLLRTVRGILPYLAGAFSLGGVLADGLDTGRRMDPVVLIAGAAVLVALVARQALTLFENQRLTEDLRRAAATLQHHAYHDALTGLANRALLTDRLEHALTQRQAEWEPVAVIFLDLDGFKGVNDSVGHETGDRVLVEAAGRISGSLRVGDTVARFGGDEFVIVLEVGTTVGGALGVAERIRGRLCEEYRIEGLAHCLGASIGVAFSEPGGTASNLLRRADAAMYRAKTGGRNRVVAEPLAATWAISHGETAPINA